TGGGTTCCGTCAATCGCTCCAATGCATTTCTGGTTACAACAGTATTACCGAAAGCGTGCATAAAATGATATAGGACACAAAAGACAATAGATACATGACATCGGTGTTTGTGAAGTAATGCGATATGTTATGCTATGGCGTACCGCGAACCATGGATAGTAGCGGCCATTGCGTGCAACGTATGGGTGAGGCAACTCCATCGCAGCTAGACGTATAATATTTTTCCCAAGCCTGCACAGCGCTTTAGCTGTCCGATTAACGTAAACGCTTACCGTGTGCAATGAGCGCTGTAGCCTATCCGCTACCGTCCGCTGCGTGTGGCACTGTGCCATCACTAGGCAAAATGCCGCAACTTGTTCTGTGATCTTTACATACCGGCTGCTTTGTAAAAAACCATTGTGTTTCAGTGTGTTGCACAATTTTAAGAAAGTTTTTGGCAACATACGAAATTGCTCATAGCATGTAGTTGGATTCGGATTGGTAAGCACCCAGTGTACCCACATTGCGCCAGTCAGCTTGGAAGTCCGCTGTGGAATGCAAACCCTTACGCTCGGGTGCATAAAATGATGGTAACATTCTTCCACGATCATTGCCATGCGCACCAGCAAATTCTCTAGCTCGAATCGTATTCCCTCAAAATTACGCTCATCCTCGTCGTCTGTGTCGGATGCATCTGAGTCGGGCAATTCATCGATACTGTCCGTCCAATGACGTCCATTACCAATGTTACCATTAGACGAGCCGGCTGCGTACATGTCAACAGGCCTACatttaaatgagatgaataCCGTCACATTCTAGTCATAACATGCGTAAACGTCGTCAGGCTATATGTAGTCTATATTAATAACATGCGACCGGATAATTAGGATTGGGAAGTAAAACAGggttaatatcattaatccgaTAATGTTAAAATTGTTATCATACTCCGTAATAAGCATCCATACTATAGCATAATTTAGGAGTCTCTAATATTCCAGTCAAACTAACTTAATCCCTACAAAATGGAAATTAGTTAATGGAAACACAAAAaatacaacataaaatattaacataaaacaTCAGCTTCAATTGTCTTTGTCTGGATCAATATCATTTAGCCACTGACGTAGACCGTCGTCATTCATTTTCAACAGTATCCTTGCCCTAGTCAGATCGCCAACCTTGTCGCATGCTTTGACATATTTTTTCGTGGGCAATGACATTTCAGCTGCCAACACATTGATACGGTCCATGATGGCTTCCTCAGGGTACTGGTTGGGAGGGGGCTTATAAGAACCACAATCGCCGGGTGAAGTGCCATCGCTAAGCTTGCACCTCTGTAAATAGTCGGATCGCAAGATATCATACTCGCTGCGCAACTCGGAGAAAATTTGCTCACCCCTGGATGAACGCTTGCTAGAGTTCGATCCCTGCAAGTGCGAACCTTCCCTCTTCAACttccctttcccttttccttttgcCTTGTGAGATGATGCACACTGGGGCTCCGTCAGGTCTATGATCGCCGCGGGGTTGTTGAGATCGATGTCATTCTCCTCACAATCGCTGCCCGGGGGGGATTGTGTGCTGGCATACCTCAACTTTCCAGTGGATGTTGAGCCCTCAAAGATGTAGCATAGGGACTTGAAGTTCGCCGGGGGGCCATTTCGGAATCTGTAGTACTTCTTGAGGTTCGATGTCTGAGAAGGAAGAGCAAACAAACGAAAAAACACAAGATAAAACACAAAATGTCAGTAAGTACGGAAATTCGCATAATTAAGGAAATATTAAACTTAATATTAGTGGCGTACCAGTCGAATGTGTTCCCATTGTTCCGGAGTTCCCGTGACAGTCCCAAAATCATCATCCCACCCACAGCCCGTGCCGGCCTTATCTCGGACAAAATCCGAGAAGCGCACCCAAAGCTCCCTAAGATGCTTAATATGGTCGCTCACCTGTTTTTGAGTGTAGGCGGTGCCATCATCCAGCCGcctgtttaattttttcgtgaTGTTCGGCATATGCTTCCCAAAGGGATGGCGAACTCCGTCATCTTGGCATTTACAGAGGATGTTCACCAAGATATTGTCGTgcttttcttcccatttcacaTTTGCCAGTGGGATGGGAACTTCTGGTGGGGATGGGGACGGGGTTTGCATCCCATGCTTTCGTGGGGACTTACGGGGAGTGGTAAAGAACGACATCTACGCATAAGTATATAAAACAACAAACGAACGTGCATAAATCATGTATGATACTTATCTACCAACCATAGTCAGCACAAAACTAAGCTTTTACGTAGACACTCGAACTAATAAATACGAGTACGTTAAATGTGATATGACATATTTACAATAAGCAGTAAAATAGGTTAGGCACAAACAATTTGGAAATGAATCTTGCtttgatataaaataagaaaccTACCTTGAAGCAAGTTGATTGTCGGTGGCGCAAGTTATACCCGCCGAACTGAAAATTAAACAAGGTCAACATTAATGCAAACTAAGCAGAAAGTGGTGGCATATTAAGCATAATTGATGAACAAATGATTCGAGAATTCTTGTAATACATATATAAACAAACTAGATTATAAACAAATTAGAAGCAGAATCAGAATAAGCCAACTAGTAACTATAGAAAGGATGAATTCAGTATTTGATGGAAATCTAAAACAATGGTATCTAAAGGCACTCCTCTGATAGGCAATCATCACAAAATATACAAACAGAACTTTGCACAGAATAGAAAGTTTAAAAGCCAAGCTATAGCATTTTGTAggataataaaatagaaagattaATGAGCAAACACATAGTGGTTTTAAGTCATTGAAAAACTGTAACTTTTATATTTGTCTGTTTTGAGTCCGgggtttcgttttttttttctatttttttcttcttcttctcttttgggGAGGTGGtggggcagattaggatccacGGGATTATGATTTGTTCCTGATGTTGCTGCAGGAACAAATCATAATTCTTATATTCTTCCCAGTTCTAGCACAAATCCATCTAGGAGCTGTCATTCCTTAACATCAAAAGCCATGAAATTCTCTTCATCAAGGAAAAATGTGTTGGCTGCCAGAAGTGGATCACCTATGTCTGAGTCCAGAGCGGATGTGATCAAGATGTGTTCAGCCCTTAAGACTTCCCAAGTGCATTTAATGGCAGAAACAGATGGCGAAGCAATGGCCTGGTGTTCTGAAGCTGATCAGCAATATGATTTGATGCACAATCATATTGCAAATCAGTCTGGAAGAGAAGAGATATCTAACAAGGTGTCTCTTGGCAGTAGCACTGTACTTAAAATGAAACAAGGTAGAGGAGCAATAAATACGTCTCAAAGGGTGGAAGCTATGGCTTTGAAGAGTTCACACTCTGAGCTCCTTCCTTGAAACTTCTTAAATGGAATGCCCTAGCATTAGATGCTTTTATTTGGTCCTAAGTGCTGCTCAGATAGCTCTATATAACCTTGTTGCTTATGGTTAGCTAATCTTCCCTCATTTATGTACTGCTTGGCATGGAACATAACACATGAAACATTATTCATGTGCCCTCTCAAAGTGTCCACTTCCCATGCCTTCGTAAGACGTTATACGTTCAACTATGCAATTTGTTAAAATCCTCTCAAATTGTGCTTGGTTTAACCATATATAGAAGGTCATTAAGTGCAATCATGTTGAGAATTATACAAAGTCAAGATATCAACAGCTTGATAATTTTGATTAGTAATCAATCAATTATAGAAGTCAACTTTGATTAACCAAATCATGGAAAAAGGCTGATTGCATGTATTTGTCCATATTATCAAAAGCATTGCTATTGAGAAAGGAAATTCTGATCAAGGCATCACGGGTCATTTTCCATGTTGAAGAATATGGTGTCTAGCTACGTACTCCATTAAATTAAACAGAGTGGACaggaaaacccaaaaaataaaatgctacACAATATAAGCAACACTTTTTATTTGATAGGTAAATGCAATATAACATTcaacaaaaccaaataaaaacaGCTGTACATGCAATACCTTCGACTGTGAGCGTGTGCGTGGAGCCGTGGCTAGAGCTCTTGTCCACCGAGATTGGCGCCTGGCTTCACGGGCAGATGAGTTTCTATATGGGTGCTTTGGATTATTGGGGGGCAAAGCGTCTAATATAGCCGAAGAACACTGCTGACCAGGTCCACGCATTGTGGGGGGACCTGATTCTTTGGGCTGGACGCGTGTTTAGGGGGCGAAATTCTGCAAACAAAGTGCAGGGGNNNNNNNNNNNNNNNNNNNNNNNNNNNNNNNNNNNNNNNNNNNNNNNNNNNNNNNNNNNNNNNNNNNNNNNNNNNNNNNNNNNNNNNNNNNNNNNNNNNNGGCCAAAAATGCTTTTTTGGCATAGTAGGAGAATCTCTAAAAAGGTGCAAGCGTGCTGTGTACTACAGGGTCGAGCGCTTGTGTACTGTAGCTCAGAGGGGTCAGAGTTGCAGGTGGCACACACGGGTAAAAACCAACGGTCCAAAAGAGGTCAACGAGGCTCGACTTAGTCCCCACAAGAATGCTCGTGTACGGATGTCAGGCGAGCACTTGCGTATGGTCCCCACACAAGCGTTTGTCTGCTGTAGTTCTGTGatccaaaattccaaaaatgcccctcTAGGTgatcctagtgacccaaagtccaattaacctTCTTATTAAGTTGTCCTAagtctaattaattatttaggtCACTACAAATAACAGAGACAACATCTCATTCAATTTCTTACTTGAAAATGCACGTTTATTTCCATTCATAAATAACTGGCTCATTTCATACGCAActgtgagatttacttactaagttttTAGATTTACAAAGTTATTACGGCTTGTATGTTACTTATTTTTAGGGAACCTCTTTCTGAGAAGGGGTCAGTGGCATGTTTGCCACATCATGTTATTTAATATACACTGGAGGTTGGGGGTGaaaggcggttagtaaaatccactaaccgcctaagcggttaaCCGGCTGTTAGCAGTTAATAATTCTAATAACcactaattgttttttaaagaaaaaactaaaaaattcaattttttttttaaaaaaaaaacaaaaatcgaaACGACGTTTTTatgtaatataatatataaattatactacatatgacatcatatatatatataaaaggcaATTAGCGGTTTTTCCTAATTGCCTTCAAAAGCGGTTaccggttaatgcggttagcagttagtggttaGTTCGGTTAGTGGGCGGTTAATAACTGCCTACCTTTTCACTCCTACTAGAAGTCCATTTCGTATAATCATGTTTGACTAAAATATATGCATCTTGATCAGTGGCTCCCTATCTATGCTCAATGATAATACATGCttatgttatgatttttagataCCTCAAATTTGTTAATTTCACCTCCCTATGCATTTACTCtgattatatttgaaattgGCGATTACTCAGTTAGCTATCAGTTAGTTGAATTTGGGTGATTGTCAGTAACCCTACCAAACTAGTTAAGGTCATTTTTTGGAGCGTTACATTCTGCCCTCTGAGCCTTAAAGAAACCCCGCTTGAGTGTTTGGTGACTTGTAAGGAGGAGAAAGAAAGTTTTCTTGGAGATTCTTATTTTAAGAGGTAACCTTCTTAATGCAACTTGTTCTTTACTTAGTTATTATGATAATTAAGTGTTTTCCATAGCTTGTATGTTAGTTTTGgacttattttgttttagttcttAATCATGGTTGAAGCGTGAATTAGCATTTCAATCTTGTTGGACGTATGTTTTTCTACATTAGATGTTATTTTGGACTAGAAACATGGTAGGAACTTTGTTGTGTCCTTAGAAGTGATTAGGAGGCTGATTGGTTTGAAGCGAATTTTTTGCCCCGCAGAGAACGTTCACACCTTACTGGCCAAAGGCTCGACCTCGAGCCCTAACGTTCCCCCATCTGGACAGAATGTTTGGTGGCCAGGCAGAAATTCTGTTTTAAACATTTTGAAGTCTATGACCCGTTTTAGCTCAGTTATAGGACTAATAATAGGTATTTGAATTATTACAGACTCAATTGAATAGTTAGTTTGTAATGTAAAATGGATactcaattgaattattaaaaattagagatttctctcaaaactctttataatttatctttttattttaaacatgcgggggcttgttttatcttttggtcaGAAGACGCAGACGCCTCTGATTATTGTTACTTAGTCTTCCGCTATGTCACCCCAACTTCTTTTTTGGCTTTAGCATCTTTCTGGAAGAAGGAGACCATATGCCCTTGCTTTCATGGTTTCATCAGCAAATTTCTAATATAATTAAGAACTTCCTCCACATTAACAGTCCAAGCAACTGAAACAGGAGAATATCCCGTCCATGGGTTGTCTGTATCCCATCTGTCTCAGATTGAAGTAACAGTatcagtaaaataaaataaaataaaaaaccaaaagataaaGAATTCTCCAGAAAATGTATGTTTCTTTGAAGTCTGGACATACCTACTTAATTCGTGATCCATAAGCGTATGCCCCAGGCAGATGCCTTGTGTTTCAACCCTAACAACTCCCTTCTTGTATGTAAAGAGATCGGGACGGACTAGTGCTACAAAACTGACAGGGTCGTGAAGGAAAATCCCTGAAAGCAAACTtacagaataaattaaaatgtttaacctaagatttaaggaaaaaattcaCGTATTCTCTTCAAACTACTACACAATTGACAATAACTCATTcctccaaatttttaattgagacaatgtcctcaaaactaccaaaaaattgtcaatgtgtCCCTAGACCattgagtgatagtttaagTTACGTgcacttttcccaaaatttttatagCGTATTATACAATGATTACCGTAGACACCATCAGTCTTGACATGCCAATCTCTGTAAAATTTGCACATGTCACTTAGGACTTGAGTATACTTCCCCTTGGATTGCCTCAATGCAAGGATGTCAGCATCTGAAACCATAAGAAAGTGGCAACTATTAGAAGGATATTTTTTCACCAATCACAGAAAGTAGCACAACATCGAGCAGCTGGTTTAGAAAGTGAGAAAAACCTGTAAATTTGACTTGGGTTGTAATGTTTATTCCGACAACAACAATATTTGCTCCAGAGGTGAACACAACATCTGCTGCCTCTGGGTCGCCATAGATCTGCAAGTCAGGAAATGGTGTAACTTTCTAAGTCACAATGGTTTTATGTGATGCaatattgtaatatatatatatatatatatatattagagaaaattacagtttacccccgaTGTCGTGCACCTTTTTTGATTCTATATCCAATGTTTAACAAATTCCATCTTTTTGGACAGTTTAGAGTAAATGTGCATCTCACGTGACTTTTTAGAAtatgaaaaatctaaaatgCCCCtgtttttttgccaaaaaaaaaattcaaaaattcaaaaattaaaattaaaattaaaaaaaaggttggccAATTGGGGgttgccggccacccccttggcccaaatggggtggtcgaaaccacccccaattttattttttttttctttgtgttttttttttttaattaaaaattaaaaattaaaaaaaaagcacgGGGCATTTTGGGTAATTTTGAAGTATCATAGGGGTAATTTTGGCATATTTGGAGCTTAAAGGCCACGTGCGTCGCATGTGGCCTGCCCACCGTCCAAAAAGACGGAATTTGTTAACAGAATGtccacattaaaaataaataaatacataaaataaaaaataaaaaaaaatacttcttaggctatattgtcaatttttaaacctTAGAGgtagaattaaaaaaatgtgcTCAACTttgagggtaaactgtaatttccCCTATCTATAATCTTTGGATCTTTCACGAAATTATATAACAATACTTTGAAGCAAACAATTATGCATACAACAGCACTTACATTTGCTTCAGCAGCAGGATTTATATTTCCCAATACAAGGAAAGCACCACCAAGTATGACAATGTTCTTCACCTTGCTGACAAAGGAAGAGTCCCTCTTGATTGCCTGATCATGATAGTTCCATTACATCTCTTTAAATTTCTCCATTAAAAGTTCAATGGCAGCAAAATGCAGACAAATTATACTGCAACTTACCAGAGCTAAATTTGTGAGGGGTCCAAGTGCAAGTATAGATACTTCACCAGGACATTCAGAGACTTTGTCGACCATAAATTCAG
This genomic interval from Corylus avellana chromosome ca3, CavTom2PMs-1.0 contains the following:
- the LOC132175199 gene encoding uridine nucleosidase 1-like isoform X1, which codes for MSNSNGESDAVLGSFAKREKLIIDTDPGIDDSIAILMAFQSPELEILGLTTIFGNVTTEDATRNALLLCEIAGFPGVPVAEGSSEPLKRGRPPAAYFIHGSDGLGNAFLPPPEVKKIEMSGSEFMVDKVSECPGEVSILALGPLTNLALAIKRDSSFVSKVKNIVILGGAFLVLGNINPAAEANIYGDPEAADVVFTSGANIVVVGINITTQVKFTDADILALRQSKGKYTQVLSDMCKFYRDWHVKTDGVYGIFLHDPVSFVALVRPDLFTYKKGVVRVETQGICLGHTLMDHELSRWDTDNPWTGYSPVSVAWTVNVEEVLNYIRNLLMKP
- the LOC132175199 gene encoding uridine nucleosidase 1-like isoform X2, with translation MSNSNGESDAVLGSFAKREKLIIDTDPGIDDSIAILMAFQSPELEILGLTTIFGNVTTEDATRNALLLCEIAGFPGVPVAEGSSEPLKRGRPPAAYFIHGSDGLGNAFLPPPEVKKIEMSGSEFMVDKVSECPGEVSILALGPLTNLALAIKRDSSFVSKVKNIVILGGAFLVLGNINPAAEANIYGDPEAADVVFTSGANIVVVGINITTQVKFTDADILALRQSKGKYTQVLSDMCKFYRDWHVKTDGVYGIFLHDPVSFVALVRPDLFTYKKGVVRVETQGICLGHTLMDHELNGIQTTHGRDILLFQLLGLLMWRKFLIILEIC